The following proteins are encoded in a genomic region of Thioflexithrix psekupsensis:
- the urtA gene encoding urea ABC transporter substrate-binding protein, translated as MRDKPSFKMRNMLLNITAAAALITAPFVYAADTIKVGILHSLSGTMAISETSLKDMALMAIEEINQNGGVLGQQLEPVVVDPASDWPLFAEKARELLQKEKVAVVFGCWTSVSRKSVLPVFEELNGLLFYPVQYEGEESSYNVFYTGAAPNQQAIPAVEYLMSEDGGGAKRFVLLGTDYVYPRTTNKILRAFLNQQGITDADIMEEYTPFGHSDYQTIVAKVKQFAAGKRTAVISTINGDSNVPFYKELSNQGLKAEDVPVVAFSVGEEELRGIDTSSLVGHLAAWNYFMSIDTPENKAFISKWQNYVKAKKLSGGDQRVTNDPMEATYIGVNMWRQAVEQAGTTEINAVRQALGYQTFKSPSGFEIAMDAKNHHLHKPVFIGEITENGQFDIVWKTEGPIRAQAWSPYIPDSAKKVADWTFPWVCGNCTEPKFSATK; from the coding sequence ATGCGTGACAAACCCTCTTTTAAGATGCGCAATATGCTGCTCAATATCACCGCGGCAGCCGCTTTAATCACTGCACCATTCGTTTATGCTGCCGACACCATTAAAGTCGGCATTTTGCATTCTTTATCCGGCACAATGGCGATTAGTGAAACCTCGCTTAAAGACATGGCCTTAATGGCAATTGAAGAAATCAATCAAAACGGCGGTGTTTTAGGTCAACAATTAGAGCCTGTTGTGGTTGATCCTGCTTCGGATTGGCCGTTATTTGCTGAGAAAGCCCGCGAATTATTGCAAAAAGAAAAAGTTGCGGTGGTTTTTGGTTGTTGGACTTCCGTTTCTCGCAAATCGGTTTTGCCCGTATTTGAAGAATTAAACGGATTATTATTTTATCCCGTGCAGTATGAAGGCGAAGAATCGTCTTATAATGTTTTCTACACGGGTGCCGCGCCGAATCAACAAGCCATTCCAGCAGTGGAATATTTGATGAGTGAAGATGGCGGTGGGGCGAAACGTTTTGTGTTATTAGGCACAGATTATGTGTATCCGCGCACGACCAATAAGATTTTGCGGGCGTTTCTCAATCAACAAGGCATTACTGATGCCGATATTATGGAAGAATATACCCCATTTGGTCACAGCGATTATCAAACCATTGTGGCTAAAGTAAAGCAATTTGCTGCGGGTAAACGCACAGCGGTTATTTCCACCATTAATGGCGATTCTAATGTGCCTTTTTATAAAGAATTATCAAATCAAGGCTTAAAAGCTGAAGATGTACCTGTGGTGGCGTTTTCTGTGGGTGAAGAAGAATTGCGTGGCATTGACACGTCTTCTTTAGTGGGACATTTAGCGGCATGGAATTATTTTATGTCGATTGATACGCCTGAAAATAAAGCCTTTATTAGCAAGTGGCAAAATTATGTAAAAGCCAAAAAATTATCTGGCGGCGATCAACGAGTCACTAATGATCCGATGGAAGCCACTTATATTGGTGTTAATATGTGGCGACAAGCCGTAGAGCAAGCAGGCACCACGGAAATCAATGCCGTGCGCCAAGCATTGGGTTATCAAACCTTTAAATCACCTTCAGGTTTTGAAATTGCGATGGATGCGAAAAATCACCATTTGCATAAACCTGTTTTTATCGGTGAAATTACTGAAAATGGTCAATTTGACATTGTGTGGAAAACAGAAGGGCCAATTCGCGCTCAAGCTTGGAGTCCTTACATTCCCGACAGTGCCAAAAAAGTGGCTGATTGGACATTTCCTTGGGTTTGTGGCAATTGCACCGAGCCTAAATTTAGCGCGACGAAATAA